CCGGCACGCTGAACGGCAGGTAATGGTCGGGCAGGTAGGCCGAGGGCACCAGCGGCTTGACCCAGCCATCGATCAGGCTGATGCACCACCAGGTGATGTAGATCGTGATCGCCAGCGGGCCGGCGACGATGACGCCGGTGAAGAAGTAGTTGCGCAGGCGGCCGCGGACGCTGACCCGCTTGCGGGTGGCCGGAGCGTCCGGATCGGGCAACAACGGCGACGGTTCCGACACGATCTGCGATTCTCGATCCGAGCAGGCGCCCCCTGCTCCAGAAGAGGTAGCGGTTTGCTGCGCTGCGCTCAAGGCGGGGATGCCCCTTTGGTGACCGGACTGCGGCCGGATCCCGCCGCCCTGCGCGCCGTCCTGCACCGGTCCCTCGCCGATCCGGCCGCCGCCTGGAGCCTCGGCGGCTACGGGGCGGGTGCGACGTTCCGGCGCGAGGCCGGGGAACCCGCGGGCGCGCCCTGCGGGGGGCGCCCCGGCCTCGTCACCCCCCGCGGCGCCCTGGTGCTGGAGGGAGCCGACACCCTCGTGCCGGTCGCCTACGAGACCGCGCTCGGGGGCGGGGCGTGGAGCCAGGCGCTCGCCCTGTGCCGGCCGCTCCATCGTCCGTCCCCCGGGCCGGCGCCCCGCGTGAGCGAAGTCGGCGCCGACGCGGAGGCGGCGCGGGCGGCGGACCGGGACGGCGTACTGTTCTGCCTCGGCCTGCCGCTTCGCCAGGCCCGGCTCCTCGCCCGGGTGCAGGGCGAGGCCGTGCCCGCCTTGCGCGCCGCCTGCGGGGCTCCGGCCGACGCCGCCCTCTGGGCCTCGCTGCCCGGGCTCGGGGCGGTGCTGGTGGCGGCCCACGGCGGCGCCCGCATCGAGGTCGTCCTGCCCGACGCCCATCCGGGGCCGCGGGCGCACTGGTTCGACAAGCTCCTGCGCCAGGGCCGCCTGCACGCCGCCACGGCCCCGATCCCGGCGGGCCTCGCCCCGGTGATCCACCTGCACCCGCCGCATCCCCTGACCGAGGCCGGCTTCGAGGCTGGGCGCCACGCGGCGTTCCAGGCGCTGCTGGCGCGCTGGGGCGATCCGGCGCTGGTGGCGATCAAGCGCCGGATCCTCGCCGGGGAGGATGTGACCGTCCCGGACACGCGGGCGGCGCGGGGCGTGGCGCGGGTGGCGCGGGCGCAAAGGCGGTGGCCGGGAGCGGGCGGAGGGGCGGGATGAGCGTCGCTCCGGCGCGACACCCTCCGGGTCGTTCCGGGCCGCGCGAGCGGAGCCCGGATTGGCGAAGGCGCGCCCAGGCGCTCAGGTTTCCCGGAAACCGGCGCCAAGAAAAAAGGCCGCTCTTGCGAGCGGCCCGAAGTCTAGGGAGGAAACGCCCAAAGAGGGCTGCAGGGCCGCGACGCCATCGCGACCGTGCACTGCAGAAGGTAGTCGCCCGATCGCATTTCGCAAGTGCGAAATCGCACGTCGGTCAATGGCGCCCCAACCGATCGCCTCCGCTATCAACGGCGACACCCCCGCCGGGGGCCGGCGGGGGTGTCGTCGCGCCGCGATGCGGGCGAGGTCCTGGCTCTTTGATCTTGCCGCATTGTCTCTCGACGAACCGGGCTCCGCTTCGTCGGACAATGCTCTAGCGGCGCAGGATCTTGGTGACGAGGCGGCCGACGAGGTTGCCCGAGTCGTTGTAGGTGCCGCGGTCGTCGGGGCGGATGCGGGGGTCGTCGTTCCCCAGGATCTTGGTGACGATTCGGCCGATGAGGCTCATCGTATCCTCCGGAATGCGGTGCGCGAGGGCTGTCTCGTGGAAATAACGGCCGACCGGCTCGGCCGTTCCGGCCTCATCCCCGCGCCGCCATCGCCTCGAACACCAGGGCGTGGCGCGCCGCCAGCGCCTCGACGTCGGTCGCGTAGCCGCCGCCGATCACCGCGGCGAGCGGGATGCCGCGCCGGCGCACCTCGTCGACGACGAAGTCTTCGCGCCGGCGCAGACCCTCGTCGGTGAGCGCCAGGCGGCCGAGGCGGTCGTCGCGGTGGGGATCGACGCCGGCATTGTAGAAGACGAGGTCGGGGCGGAGCCCGTCGAGCAGGCGCGGCACGTGGAGGGCGACGGCCGCGAGGTAATCGTCGTCGCTCAACCCGTCGGGCAGGCCGACATCGAGGTCGCCCGGCACCTTGTCGGTGGGATAGTTCTTCTCGGCGTGCATCGAGAAGGTGAACAGGTCGGGTTCGTCGGCGAGGCAATCGGCGGTGCCGTCGCCCTGGTGCACGTCGAGGTCGATGACGAGCGCACGGCGGATCGTGCCCTCGCGCCTGAGGGCGAGGGCCGCCACCGCGACGTCGTTGAAGACGCAGAACCCCCGGCCCCCGTCCCGCCGGGCGTGATGGCTGCCGCCCGCAGTGCTGCCGGCGAGCCCGCCGGCGAGCGCCAGCCGCGCGGCGAGCAGGGTGCCGCCGGCCGAGGCCAGCGAGCGCCGCGCCACCCCGGCATCGACCGGCAGGCCGATCGCCCGCTCGATCGCCCGCGGCACCGTCGCGGTGACGACCTGCTCGACGTAAGGGCCGTCATGCGCGAGGCGGATCAGGTCCGGGCTCGCGGGCTCGGGCGTCACGAAGCCGTCCGGCACCAGGCCGCGCGCCGCGATCCGCGCGGCGAGCCGCCCGTACTTGCCCATCGGGAACCGGTGGCCCTCCGGCAGGACGGCCTCGTAGGCCGGATGGAACACGACCGGGACCATGGACGAAACCCTCGGACGGGACCCTGTGAGGAGCGGGGACAACACGAATGGGCACAACGCGCCGGCCGGCCCGGCGGCGGGCGCGACCGCGCGCCGCGGGCGGCGGCGATCCTGCCGCCGGTGACAGGGGGTTAGCGGGCCGCCCCGGACCGGTCGGACCCGTGCCCGGGCCGTCCCGGGCTTCGTCCTGGCCGGTCCATGCTCTAGCTTGTCCCGGGACCGGGCCGGTCCGCGGACACGGTTTGGACACGAATTGGCTCGACCTTAGGGTAACTCGACTCTTGGGCTCGACCCTTGGGTAAGAAGTCTCATAACGGGGGCGATGCGGCGCGGGGCGGGAGCCCGCGACGGGCAGGATCCGCCGAGAGGCGGACACGAGGCGCGCCGCCGGCGTGACCATCGAGTATCCGGCAGCGCCGTGTCGGGCGCCGCCTTGCAGCACGGCCGGGGGGCATGCGGGAACGGGTCGACCATCGCGGCGCGCGAGGAGCGCGTCCGTCAGCGGGAACGATGGGGGTCGGAGCCGCGAAGGCGCTCGGGCTCGGCCTCGCGCTCGGCCTCGGTGCGGCGGAGCCGGCGCGGGCCTTCGACCTGTTCGGCCTGTTCAATTCCGAGGAGGCGCCGCCGGCCCCGAGCCCGGTCGCCCTGCCTTACGCCATCCGCTTCCAGGGCGTCGAGGACGAGGACCTGCTGCGCGCGCTCCAGGACACGTCGAGCCTCTACCGCCTGCGCAACGACGCGCCGCCGGACGGCGAGGGCCTCCTGCGCCGGGCCGAGGCCGACGCGCCCCGCCTCGTCGATGCGCTCTGGGGCTTCGGCTACTATGCCGGCGCCGTGTCGTTCCGCATCGAGGACGTGGTGCTCGGGGGCGATGCCTCCACCCGCGCGGCGGTGCGCGCCGCCGAGGCCGCCCGCAACCGCACCCTCGTGGCGGTGCGGATCTCCGTCGACCAGGGCCCGCTCTATCACCTGCGGCGCATCGCGGTGCTGGACCCGGCCGGCGTTCCTTTCCCGCCCGAGGCCGTTCCCGCCCGCCTCACCCGCGTCAGTGACGACGTGCCGGCCCGCTCCTCGACCGTGCTCGCCCGCGAGGCGGCGCTGATCGACCGGTTCCGCCGCGAGGGCCACCCCTTCGCCAAGGTGCTGCGGCGCGAGCCGGTGGTGGACCACGCCGCGCGGGCCATGGACGTGACCTTCGTGGTCGATCCGGGGCCGAAGGCGGTACTCGGCCCGGTCACGGTGCGGGGCACGCAGACCATCGATCCGGCGGTGGTGCGCTCCTTCATCTACGCCGAGCCGGGCGATCCCTACTCGCCGCAGGCGCTCTCCGACATCCGCCGCTCGGTCTCGCGCCTCGAGGCGCTCGGCGGCGTGCGGGTGCGCGAGGGCACGGCGCTCGACGCGGATGGCGGATTGCCGGTCTTCGTCGACGTGACGGAGCGCGCGCCGCACATCGTCGGCGTCTCGGCCCGCTACTCCACCGTCGACGGGCCGGGCGTGCGCGCCTACTGGGCCGACCGCAACCTGTTCGGCGGCGGCGAGACCCTGCGCATCGACGCCGACCTGTCCTATCTCGGGCTGGGCACCGACTACTACGCCCGCCGCCGGCGCCTGGCCGGGATCGAGACCAACGGCCTCGGCGGGCGGCTTTCCGCCACCTTCGTCAAGCCCGCCCTGTTCGGCACCCGCAACGACCTCATCGCCAGCGCCTTCATCGGCCGCGAGGTCCAGCAATCCTATCTCAGCGACGCCACCGGCGGCACGGTCGCGATCCGCCACCGCTTCGCCGACGCGTTCTCGGCGCAGGTCGGGATCGACGGCCGGGTCGGCTCGGATCGCGACGCGCTCGGCCGGGTCGATTACGGGTTGCTCGGCCTGAACGCCGGCGTCACCTACGATTCGACCGACAGCCTGCTCGACCCGACGAGGGGCTTTCGCGTCACCGCCTCGCTCACGCCGTATGCGTCCTTGAGCAACGGCCCGGACCTCCTGATCGCCAAGGCGCAAGGCTCGACCTACTACGCCTTCGACGACGAGGCCCGCTACATCGTGGCGGCGCGCCTCGGCTTCGGCTCGGTCAGCGGTGCGAACCTCGCCGACATCCCGGCCTCGCTGCGGTTCTTCGCCGGCGGCGGCGGCTCGATCCGCGGCTACTCGTACCGCACCGTCGGTCCGATCGGCCCCTACCAGCTGCCGATCGGCGGGCGCTCGCTGCTCGAGGGCTCGATCGAGGGCCGGATCAAGATCACCGACACGATCGGCATCGTGCCCTTCGTCGATGCCGGCACGGCCTTCGCCGGCACCCTGCCCGATTTCGACGAGCGCATCCGCATAGCGGCAGGTCTCGGCCTTCGCTACTACACCGGCATCGGCCCGATCCGGGTCGATCTGGCGGTGCCGCTGAACCCCGACAAGCAGCTCAAGCAGCCGCCGGTCGCCCTCTACATCAGCCTCGGTCAGGCCTTCTGAATGATGCAGATGCGGGCCTCGCGCCTCCTCACCGCCGCCTTCGCCGTCGCGCTCCTCGCCGCGGCCTGGCTCGGCCACGCCGCCACCGGCGAGGCGGCGGAGGGCGAGACCACGATCC
The sequence above is drawn from the Methylobacterium terrae genome and encodes:
- a CDS encoding autotransporter assembly complex protein TamA, with translation MGVGAAKALGLGLALGLGAAEPARAFDLFGLFNSEEAPPAPSPVALPYAIRFQGVEDEDLLRALQDTSSLYRLRNDAPPDGEGLLRRAEADAPRLVDALWGFGYYAGAVSFRIEDVVLGGDASTRAAVRAAEAARNRTLVAVRISVDQGPLYHLRRIAVLDPAGVPFPPEAVPARLTRVSDDVPARSSTVLAREAALIDRFRREGHPFAKVLRREPVVDHAARAMDVTFVVDPGPKAVLGPVTVRGTQTIDPAVVRSFIYAEPGDPYSPQALSDIRRSVSRLEALGGVRVREGTALDADGGLPVFVDVTERAPHIVGVSARYSTVDGPGVRAYWADRNLFGGGETLRIDADLSYLGLGTDYYARRRRLAGIETNGLGGRLSATFVKPALFGTRNDLIASAFIGREVQQSYLSDATGGTVAIRHRFADAFSAQVGIDGRVGSDRDALGRVDYGLLGLNAGVTYDSTDSLLDPTRGFRVTASLTPYASLSNGPDLLIAKAQGSTYYAFDDEARYIVAARLGFGSVSGANLADIPASLRFFAGGGGSIRGYSYRTVGPIGPYQLPIGGRSLLEGSIEGRIKITDTIGIVPFVDAGTAFAGTLPDFDERIRIAAGLGLRYYTGIGPIRVDLAVPLNPDKQLKQPPVALYISLGQAF
- a CDS encoding DUF6925 family protein, which translates into the protein MTGLRPDPAALRAVLHRSLADPAAAWSLGGYGAGATFRREAGEPAGAPCGGRPGLVTPRGALVLEGADTLVPVAYETALGGGAWSQALALCRPLHRPSPGPAPRVSEVGADAEAARAADRDGVLFCLGLPLRQARLLARVQGEAVPALRAACGAPADAALWASLPGLGAVLVAAHGGARIEVVLPDAHPGPRAHWFDKLLRQGRLHAATAPIPAGLAPVIHLHPPHPLTEAGFEAGRHAAFQALLARWGDPALVAIKRRILAGEDVTVPDTRAARGVARVARAQRRWPGAGGGAG
- a CDS encoding histone deacetylase family protein yields the protein MVPVVFHPAYEAVLPEGHRFPMGKYGRLAARIAARGLVPDGFVTPEPASPDLIRLAHDGPYVEQVVTATVPRAIERAIGLPVDAGVARRSLASAGGTLLAARLALAGGLAGSTAGGSHHARRDGGRGFCVFNDVAVAALALRREGTIRRALVIDLDVHQGDGTADCLADEPDLFTFSMHAEKNYPTDKVPGDLDVGLPDGLSDDDYLAAVALHVPRLLDGLRPDLVFYNAGVDPHRDDRLGRLALTDEGLRRREDFVVDEVRRRGIPLAAVIGGGYATDVEALAARHALVFEAMAARG
- a CDS encoding TFIIS helical bundle-like domain containing protein, translating into MSLIGRIVTKILGNDDPRIRPDDRGTYNDSGNLVGRLVTKILRR